Genomic segment of Microcebus murinus isolate Inina chromosome 14, M.murinus_Inina_mat1.0, whole genome shotgun sequence:
ATTTCTACTCAGTATTAAGCAGGAAAAGACTCATACTAAAGAGAAAAGTGAATGTTTTACCATTAGGAAAACCTTCACTCATCATGAGGATCCTATGCAGCATGAAAAGATTCAAACTTCAGAAcaaaattttgaatataatacATGTCAGGAAACCTTCCTTGAAAAGTCAGTATTTAATACACACaagaaagagaacacagaggAGAATGGCTGTGCATATAATGAATACAGCAGAAGTTTCTGTGATGGGTCTTCCCTCTTGTTCCATCACATACCTCCCTCAAAAGAGAGTCACTATGAATTTAGTGATTGTGAGAAATCCTTACATGAGAAGTCTACCTTTTTGAAACATCCTGGGGTACATATGAAACACTATGAATACAATGAGAGTGGGAATAATTTCAGGAAGAAATTATATCTGTCACAATTTGAGAAAGCTGATAAAGGAGAGAAACACTTTGAATGTAATAAATGTGGGAAAGCTTTCTGGGAGAAACCACATCTCACTCGTCATCAGAGGgtccacacaggagagaaacgttttcaatgtaatgaatgtgggaaaacatTCTGGGAGAAGTCAAACCTCACTAAACATCAGAGGTCACACACAGGGGAAAAACCTTATGAatgcaatgaatgtgggaaaTCATTTAGTCACAAGTCAGCCCTCACATTACACCAGAGAATACATACAGGGGAGAAACCCTATCAGTGTAATGCATGTGGGAAAACTTTTTACCAGAAGTCAGACCTCACTAAACATCAGAGAACACACACGGGGCTGAAACCGTATGAATGTTATGAATGTGGGAAATCCTTCTGTATGAATTCACACCTTATAATACATCAGAGAACTCACACAGGTGAGAAGCCCTTTGAGTGTTCTGAGTGTGGGAAATCCTTTTGTCAAAAGTCACATCTTACACAGCATCAGAGAACTCACACAGGGGataaaccctatgaatgtaatgTATGTGGGAAAACTTTTTACCACAAATCAGTACTCACCAGGCATCAGATAATTCATACAGGGTTGAAGCCTTATGAATGTTATGAATGTGGGAAAACATTCTGCTTGAAGTCAGACCTCACAGTACATCAGAgaactcacacaggagagaaaccttttGCATGTCCTGAATGTGGGAAATTTTTCAGCCATAAGTCAACCCTCTCTCAACATTATCGAacacacacaggggagaaacCCCATGAATGTcatgaatgtggaaaaatattttacaataaatccTACCTAACCAAACATAATAGAAcacatacaggagagaaaccctatgaatgcaatgaatgtgggaaaacttTCTGTCAGAAATCACAACTCACTcagcatcagagaattcacataggggagaaaccctatgaatgccatgaatgtggaaaagctttctGCCATAAGTCAGCTCTAATCGTGCATCAGAGAACCCATACAAAAGAAAAGCCCTATAAATGTGGTGATTGTGGAAAATCTTTCTGTGTGAAGTCAGGACTTACTTTACATCAGAGAAAACACACAGGGGAGAAACCgtatgaatgtaatgaatgtgggaagtcCTTCAGTCACAAATCATCCCTCACAGTTCATCACAGGgctcacacaggagagaaatcttgtcaatgtaatgaatgtgggaaaattTTTTACCGTAACTCAGACCTTGCTAAACACCAGAGATCACACACAGGAGAAAAGCCCTATGAATGTAACACATGTGGAAAAACCTTCTCTCAAAAGTCAAATCTCATTGTACATCAGAgaacacacacagaagaaaaacattttgaatgaaaTGAATATTAGAAATGTTCAGCTACAAGTCAGCCTCCATGACACTCTAAGAATATTAAGACTATGGAGGAAGCTCTGTTGACATTGTAAATGTTCAGTAACCATCACAAACTGGCTTTATTTTACTCCAAAGTAATGATAGGGATAAATCCATAGACTACCATAATTATTTGTTGAGAAGTGATATTCCATTGAATGTTAGGTGGTTAATACTCGTATAAAACCTTACAGATTTTGTGAATTTGTGAAAGCTTTTGGCAAAAATACAGTCAGGATTGTGTCAGGGGAGAAATTTGccaatttaagaaatataaattgaaaattttgcttagaaataatatattacaaGTTGTGTTTGGGGTTTGATGTCATAGGAATCTTTAGGAAACATTACAAAcagtattttgtgtgtgtgtgtgtgtatatatatatatatggtggaATGCAAagctttaaaactttaaaagtattttcaaaagtttttattaacatttaacaaataaaaaacatagacTTACAAGAAGTTGTAATAAGAGTACCGAGAATTCCTATATGCCCTTTACCCAGATTCCTCTAATTATAATATCTTACATGTTCATAGTATATGCTCATATAGAAGAAATTTTGATGATACCATGCCACTAAGATACAGACGTTATTTAGATTTCACCAGTGTTTACATCgaccctttgtgtgtgtgtagttatattaatatcaggTTTTACCAGCTTAAGAATTGAGTAACCATCAACAAAACTAGGCTACAGAACTAAAAAAGATTCTGGGATCTATATTGCATCAAGATTCACAAAGGAAATTAGGATTAACTTTCAGGAAGTTTCCTTGTATTAATAACCACACCCTTTCTGCAACCCGACACCCAGCAACCACTTTaatatgaaactttttaaaagcattgatAAATAGAATAATCAGAGCAATAATATTAAACACATATTAATTGTCCCTGAGGTATATAGGACTTATGTATGTAGTAAtggttctatatatatattacatttatttcatagGTATGATGGAACTTCACATAATTGTGAATAGGAAGTAGGTATCCTTGGGTTAATAGTTCTTATATCAGGCCCATCCCTTCTTCCTAAGGCTCTGGAGCAACAATTTAAAAGGAAACTCACAGAGATAATGTCTAACCATTTAAAAGTTATaagtcaaaatatcaaaatgttaaaaaaaaaaaaaaggcattctgtTCATGTGAAGATTTAGGCCCTTCTCCACATTACTTCCTTTCTCTTATCCATGGTTTATCACATGCCATGAAATGCCTTGTACGTGAGTGAACACTCCAGGCTCAGCCTGAGTGACTGTCCATACTTTCTGTAAGCAGCTGCCCTCTAAGATAGGGCCCAGGAAGGAGACCCACACACACAGACTAGGTGCACTAGGTGCTGCTTAGGGCTGCGGGACTGTCAGTTCAGGGTCCAGTGTTCTTAGACAGGGATTTAGGCTCTCAGAGACTTGACAGTATAAGTAGCAGGGTTGAGGCTAAAACAGGGTTAGAATCAAGCTGGGGTGGGGCTTGGATTGACAGTGTAAAGGTTGTATGCTATGTCACACAATCAGATTATACAGGCAATTTAAGATTATATAATCTAATGATCTTTGATTACACAAATAACCTGTTTCCaacttaggaaactagaaaaagaagagcaagttTAATCAAAGtaagctgaaaaaaaattagagtaaaaATCAGtgggaatgaaaagagaaaatcaatgaaaccaaaacctggttctttgaaaaagtcaataaaattgataaatctctagcCAGGTTAactaagaacaaagagaagacaCACAAACTgctaacattaaaaaagaaagcagggcTATCACTGCTATTCCCATGGATGTTAAAAGTATTAGAGAGAAATATAATGGACAACCCTGCCCATACATTTGATAAGCTAGCTAAAATGGACCAATTTCTTGAAAGATGCATTTTATGAAAACTCACACAAGATTAACCTGAATAGGAACGTatccattaaagaaattgaatcattaATTAATAATCTGAAACAGTAGTAGAACCAGATGTGTTCTACTGGTTTGAATTCCACCAAACGTTTAAGGTAGAAATAACACCAGTTCTCTCCAGTATCTTTCAGAAAGTAAAAGCAGAGGTAATACTTATTAACTCATTTCATAAGGCCACTATTACCCTAATACTAAAACCAGGCAAGAtagtacaagaaaggaaaactacagaccagtatttcaaataaacatagatacagaaattctcaacaaaatattagcaaatcatatCCAACAAGGTATAAGAAGAATTACATACCACAGCCAAGGAGGTTTTATTGCAGTTATGCAAAGCTGgctcaatattaaaaaatcagtgtAATTCATCACATTAACAGGCTAAAGATGAAAAGTGCTGATGTgtatagattcagaaaaagcatttgacaaaattcaattcCCATTCATGATAAGACTTTTCAGTAAAGTAAGAATACAGTGTGACttcctcaatttgataaagaacttttacaaaatCTACAGCAAACATACTTAGCATCTAAAAAAATGATGCTTTCctgctaagatcaggaacaaggcaaggacaTCCCCTCTCAACAGTGGTTTTCAGTATcattctggaagtcctagctcaTGTAATGAGACAAGGAAATAAAGGatatacagattgggaaggaagaaataaagtttattgcctttttaaaaacaacaaaaatttcgTGACACTACTAATTATAGCAGGTTTGTAAGAGATGGTGCTCAGACAGATAGTAAAAAGAAACGAGGcatcaagccataaaaagacatggaggaaccctaagtgcatattattaagtgaaagaaagctAGTCTGAAATGAGTTTATACTGTTATGTTTGTGGATATATGACCTTCTGGAAAAGGCacaactatggagacagtaaaaaagatTGAGGGTTGCCAGGGGTTTGGGGAAGGTAAGGATGAATAGGTGGTTTTTAGAGCAGCGAAAAATGTGGGTTCTGTGATGGTGCATACGtgtattatacatttgtcaaacgCCGTAGAATGTAAAACagtgaatcctaatgtaaacCTTGGACTACAGCTAATAATATGTATCAGTATTGGCTCatcaattgtgacaaatgtacccaCTAATGTACGATGTTAATAATTGGGGAaactggaggagggagggtgaaAGGTTATGGTAATTTCCTGTACTTTCTGCTCAGCTTTTCTGTAACcttaaaactactctaaaatatGAAGTgtattaaggaaataaataaataatccctgCCTACATTTAGCAATATAGATGGGTAAAAACATCATTCGTTATCAGTTTTCCCATACCAGAGGTGGAGGTGAGGGATGTAGTCTCAGCATTTTTATGTCAACAACAACTAAGCATATTTTCAATtatagctttttccttttttaagcattatatttttagaatataagaTAATTAAGTTCCTTATTACCCTTTATAATATCTTGTTTTTGTACTGTTTTTGTCAGTGATATATCTCTGTACTGAAACTATAATCACTGTTAATGAACATTTGAATTGGTTTTATGTGTCcccaatatattttcaattatattaataataactgtgGCTTGAAATTAAGGCCCAATATTCTCGGTGCTCTTGATATTCAAGGCCAAGCAGGGCCCAAATGTCCTAACTGCAAGTTtccctccccactctgctcccATAGATGAGGTCCCTAGCCTTATAGTCCTTATCAAGGGACCAGGCACAGTTCCTGCTTATCCCTGGGCAGCAACATTCTTCCCCTGTGCCAGCCCTGGGAAGTATTCAGACTAGCCCATCACACCCTCCCTCAGCAAACAGGGGTCACTGCCCCCTTCAATGCTACAGAGCTGTTCCCCACAACCCCTGATCTTGCACTCTGCTCCCAGCCATGCTGCCTGTGTGGCCTTGTATGGCCTGAAGGATCTTCCTCACCTAGTCTGAGAGGATGCCCAACTGACAAACTCATGTAGATCTCCTCTTTGAGTGGCAGCTGTCCTGGGTTTGATCATTCTGTAACCCAGTCCAATTTTAACTAACTGCAGTTGGCTAAGAGGTTCCATGATATGGCCAAAGCTACTTGACAGAATCACCAATTGCAAGACTTGTGCTTTGGCCTGGGCCTGGGATGAACTTGATTTTTTGAGGGAGGGATGTCTCATACCTGTTCCCACCCTAAAATGCTATTTTCCACCAGACAAAAATTGTTCATTGGCTCTCTTCCTTTATGACTTGCCATTGAGTTCAGCCTGGTTGGCTGGTGGTCTCGGACTCCCACCTGTGAAGGTGGTGACAACACAGCACCTTCACTGACGAGCACTTGAGACCACTTTCTAAGGGCTCCAGCTCTCTGGTTACTGTGTACAGCCTGGTGATCATCACAGGCTGAGTGGAGTACCACACAGACCCCTGGATTGAACAATGCAGAGGGCTCTTTGCAAAATTTGTGGAAAGATAGGAGACCACTGGGGGAGGTAAGTATGATACCCAGTTGCCTAACAAGAGGGCTTGTTCAGTTAAGGGGATGCACTTGCCTCTCTTCTGTGCTGCTCCTTCCCTTGCAGACAAGGCTGTTGCAGAGGATGGTTTCGATCCATCAACTTCTGGGTTATGGCCCAGCATCCTTTTGCTGCTTTATGCCTCTGATGTGATAAATACCCTAATCCTCACTGTAAGGGGAAAAACACCCATTTTGTCACCCGGTGAATGACAAATGCAGCGTCATCCCAGGATCTGTAAACCATGTGAAACAGTCATTGTTGAGGAGGCATCT
This window contains:
- the LOC105879014 gene encoding uncharacterized protein LOC105879014 isoform X1, which translates into the protein MNKIEQKFQGSLSFKDVTVGFTQEEWEHLDPGQKSLYRDVMLENYSNLVSVGYCVTKPEVIFRLEQGEEPWILKEESSSQSYPATYCCRSTFSYLTQIKMPLRSQVTDTHPQDQLKLQTSMLQSNIQIFPNKKQIQQKSLKDIWKADHLKERNQENKPTHLWEVVVMNNKMLTKVQGNVVGKPFNLDINYFPLRKIFCQCNSCGMSFNSISKLVFSKNNYLGKKPNEFNACGKFLLSIKQEKTHTKEKSECFTIRKTFTHHEDPMQHEKIQTSEQNFEYNTCQETFLEKSVFNTHKKENTEENGCAYNEYSRSFCDGSSLLFHHIPPSKESHYEFSDCEKSLHEKSTFLKHPGVHMKHYEYNESGNNFRKKLYLSQFEKADKGEKHFECNKCGKAFWEKPHLTRHQRVHTGEKRFQCNECGKTFWEKSNLTKHQRSHTGEKPYECNECGKSFSHKSALTLHQRIHTGEKPYQCNACGKTFYQKSDLTKHQRTHTGLKPYECYECGKSFCMNSHLIIHQRTHTGEKPFECSECGKSFCQKSHLTQHQRTHTGDKPYECNVCGKTFYHKSVLTRHQIIHTGLKPYECYECGKTFCLKSDLTVHQRTHTGEKPFACPECGKFFSHKSTLSQHYRTHTGEKPHECHECGKIFYNKSYLTKHNRTHTGEKPYECNECGKTFCQKSQLTQHQRIHIGEKPYECHECGKAFCHKSALIVHQRTHTKEKPYKCGDCGKSFCVKSGLTLHQRKHTGEKPYECNECGKSFSHKSSLTVHHRAHTGEKSCQCNECGKIFYRNSDLAKHQRSHTGEKPYECNTCGKTFSQKSNLIVHQRTHTEEKHFE
- the LOC105879014 gene encoding uncharacterized protein LOC105879014 isoform X2 yields the protein MNKIEQKFQGSLSFKDVTVGFTQEEWEHLDPGQKSLYRDVMLENYSNLVSVGYCVTKPEVIFRLEQGEEPWILKEESSSQSYPDIWKADHLKERNQENKPTHLWEVVVMNNKMLTKVQGNVVGKPFNLDINYFPLRKIFCQCNSCGMSFNSISKLVFSKNNYLGKKPNEFNACGKFLLSIKQEKTHTKEKSECFTIRKTFTHHEDPMQHEKIQTSEQNFEYNTCQETFLEKSVFNTHKKENTEENGCAYNEYSRSFCDGSSLLFHHIPPSKESHYEFSDCEKSLHEKSTFLKHPGVHMKHYEYNESGNNFRKKLYLSQFEKADKGEKHFECNKCGKAFWEKPHLTRHQRVHTGEKRFQCNECGKTFWEKSNLTKHQRSHTGEKPYECNECGKSFSHKSALTLHQRIHTGEKPYQCNACGKTFYQKSDLTKHQRTHTGLKPYECYECGKSFCMNSHLIIHQRTHTGEKPFECSECGKSFCQKSHLTQHQRTHTGDKPYECNVCGKTFYHKSVLTRHQIIHTGLKPYECYECGKTFCLKSDLTVHQRTHTGEKPFACPECGKFFSHKSTLSQHYRTHTGEKPHECHECGKIFYNKSYLTKHNRTHTGEKPYECNECGKTFCQKSQLTQHQRIHIGEKPYECHECGKAFCHKSALIVHQRTHTKEKPYKCGDCGKSFCVKSGLTLHQRKHTGEKPYECNECGKSFSHKSSLTVHHRAHTGEKSCQCNECGKIFYRNSDLAKHQRSHTGEKPYECNTCGKTFSQKSNLIVHQRTHTEEKHFE